Part of the Bdellovibrionales bacterium genome, ACAGGTCCTTGGCCTGTGCTTTTTTTATGCATTGAAATGGGAACAGCAACTAGTTAGATGCCGTCGTTTGGTTGTTCATGCACTTAAACCCACCTTTCTCGATCGTTTGTAAAACCTGATTGAAAACACTGTCACAAATGCCAGGGGTTTTTTGCGCCCAAGCGATTTGATTTTGGTTTCCAAATTTTGTGTAGTGGACTTCGCAACGTTTTTCTCCCTTTTGCAAACTAATGATGCGAGAGTCTTTTCCTAATGAACAATTATATGTAAAGTCGCTTTTGTTATCTTTTTTTATATCTTTTTTGAGTTCAACTTTTGCGGGAGCGTGGGGAGCTTCGATGACGGTGGCGAGAGAGTTTTCCGATTCCGTTTTTTTTGTGTGAGCGCAAGCCATGGTAAACATGGACACGCTACATATTGCGAGGACGGCATTTATTTTCATTTTGTATCTCCTTAGCGAGGTTATTAAATCAGGCGCCGATGACGCCGACGAGATACCATGAGCAGTATGTATGCCAGCTCAAGCGCAATAAAAATGATTTGAGCGGTATTTTCTGCCGGCCATTGTCGCCCGTGGGTTAATCGCCGATCAAAAATAGTCTCTATAAGAGATGCTTTAAGCTGCTATTAGAATTGATCGAAGTCGAGAAAAGACTTAAAACTTTCCACTTTCTTTAAACTCGATTCGTAGATGGCGTAGAAATCAAAAGTTTGAAGTAAGTTGGAAGGAATCTCCCAGTTCTGCACTCCGCGAGCATGGGTCAACGTGTAAAACGGAGTGATCGCAAAACCCGCTCCGGCATCGACGAGGCCATGTACCATTTGCCAGTCTTCCACCGAGTAACGAATATTTATATCGCTTAAATTGAGGTCCATGATGGTTTTCCAGCGGAAGTTTTCGTCGAGCTCTTTCCGATAGGAAATGTACGGGAGGCTTTTGATAAACTCTTTATCTTTAAAGAGATGGCGGTCCAAATTGCGTTTTTTTAAAAGTTTTTCGTGAATACAAAAGTGCATACGGCTTGAAAAAAGTTTTTTGGCTTTAAATTCGGTAGAGTCGGGGAGGACGTAACTAACGGCGATATCGATCTCGTGCTGTTTTAATTTTTCCACAGCCTCGGCGCTCGTAAAGTTAAGGAACTCTAAGCGGCCTTCAAACTTAAGCTTGGGGAGGAGATATTTGAGGACATCGAATCGACCACCTAAGCGCAATGTTAAATTCTGGGGTGAGGCATAGTTGCGGTGGAGAAACTCGATGTCATTTTCGAGAAGGATGGAATGCGTTTTTGCGATCTCGTAAAGCGAGCGGCCGTAGTGTGTAAGAACTTTACGTTTACCCTCAAGGCTAAAGAGGGGGAGAGGGTGCTGACTTTCGAGCTCTTTGAGCTTCAACGAGACTCCGGGCTGCGACAGCTGCAATTTAGAGGCAGCTTCACGGAAATTCTTGGACTCCGCCACAGCCACGAGGATTTTCAAGAGATCATAGGAGTTCGATTTATTGATTACTGTCATAATCATTATCTTTAACATTGTTCTGTTTATTAATCAAATCGAATGGCCTATAACTGATTTTAACGGGG contains:
- a CDS encoding LysR family transcriptional regulator, whose protein sequence is MTVINKSNSYDLLKILVAVAESKNFREAASKLQLSQPGVSLKLKELESQHPLPLFSLEGKRKVLTHYGRSLYEIAKTHSILLENDIEFLHRNYASPQNLTLRLGGRFDVLKYLLPKLKFEGRLEFLNFTSAEAVEKLKQHEIDIAVSYVLPDSTEFKAKKLFSSRMHFCIHEKLLKKRNLDRHLFKDKEFIKSLPYISYRKELDENFRWKTIMDLNLSDINIRYSVEDWQMVHGLVDAGAGFAITPFYTLTHARGVQNWEIPSNLLQTFDFYAIYESSLKKVESFKSFLDFDQF